One Nocardioidaceae bacterium SCSIO 66511 genomic window carries:
- a CDS encoding sugar ABC transporter substrate-binding protein — protein MPQPSESGRRHSWRRQVRRCSAIAAVGTLVLTAAACGGDDSSAGGKGDSKGTITFANWASAETTTRPGINALIKEFEKQNPGITVKSEALSFTDIGHQLVLRTQSGNPPDVAQIAGNDTASLAATESLVALDDFADDSLIAKLNPADVDAGTYNDKLVAWPWTDSPQGFWYNKSLMQKAGLDPNRPPTTTDDLMDAMTTIKKKFPDVIGLGIDTTNRSFGLDSNWSWMRTFGAEPIADGKANADTPEMQEYLSFMREMADNDLIQPNVKVGDFRPMAAEDQVAFMWDQNLMQGVVQDTNGMSDEEFYDTWGVTTLPTASSGDSYAVGAGHQLVVFNDSPDQEAAWKFVEFLSMNDKSIQDYTIPVAASFPPVEKPTGEIAKQLDTPVNNEFFEKINPTLTTPPYGQEYTQGFGPIMVGVQKAITSDASIDDIASSMQSDLESALG, from the coding sequence ATGCCGCAACCAAGTGAGTCCGGGCGTAGGCATTCGTGGCGCCGTCAGGTGCGGCGCTGTTCCGCGATCGCTGCCGTAGGTACGTTGGTGTTGACGGCCGCAGCGTGCGGCGGCGATGACTCCTCCGCCGGAGGCAAAGGCGACAGCAAAGGGACGATCACCTTCGCCAACTGGGCATCGGCCGAGACGACAACTCGACCGGGCATCAATGCGCTGATCAAGGAGTTCGAGAAGCAGAACCCCGGGATCACTGTGAAGAGCGAAGCACTGTCCTTCACCGACATCGGTCATCAGTTGGTGCTGCGTACGCAGTCCGGCAACCCGCCGGATGTCGCTCAGATCGCCGGCAACGACACAGCGTCTCTCGCCGCCACCGAGTCGCTCGTAGCCCTTGACGACTTCGCTGATGATTCGCTTATCGCGAAGCTCAACCCGGCCGACGTCGACGCCGGGACGTACAACGACAAACTCGTCGCGTGGCCGTGGACCGACTCCCCGCAGGGCTTCTGGTACAACAAGTCGCTGATGCAGAAGGCCGGACTCGATCCGAATAGGCCGCCGACAACCACCGACGACCTGATGGACGCGATGACGACCATCAAGAAGAAGTTCCCTGACGTCATCGGTCTCGGCATCGACACCACGAACCGGTCGTTCGGTCTTGACTCGAACTGGTCGTGGATGCGCACGTTCGGCGCTGAGCCGATCGCTGACGGCAAGGCGAACGCTGACACGCCCGAAATGCAGGAGTACCTGTCGTTCATGCGGGAGATGGCCGACAACGACCTGATCCAGCCGAACGTCAAGGTCGGCGATTTCCGTCCAATGGCCGCCGAGGACCAAGTCGCGTTCATGTGGGACCAGAACCTGATGCAGGGCGTCGTACAGGACACCAACGGCATGTCCGACGAGGAGTTCTACGACACGTGGGGTGTGACGACCCTCCCGACTGCATCGAGCGGTGATTCGTACGCAGTGGGCGCTGGGCACCAGCTCGTTGTCTTCAACGACTCACCTGACCAGGAGGCCGCATGGAAGTTCGTGGAATTCCTGTCGATGAACGATAAGTCCATCCAGGACTACACGATCCCGGTCGCCGCGTCGTTCCCGCCGGTGGAGAAGCCGACCGGCGAGATCGCGAAACAGCTCGACACACCTGTGAACAACGAGTTCTTCGAGAAGATCAACCCCACGTTGACCACACCGCCGTATGGACAGGAGTACACGCAGGGGTTCGGGCCGATCATGGTGGGCGTACAGAAGGCGATCACCAGCGACGCATCGATCGACGACATCGCGTCATCGATGCAATCCGACCTCGAGTCCGCACTCGGTTGA